In the Gopherus flavomarginatus isolate rGopFla2 chromosome 23, rGopFla2.mat.asm, whole genome shotgun sequence genome, acctggggaattatagaccaatcagctTCTTTTAATtccccggaaagataatggaacaaataattaagcaatcatttagcaaacacctagaagataataaggtgataagtaacagtcagcatggatttgtgaggaacaaattgtgtcaaagcaccctaatgttttttttctgacaggataacaagcttgtggatagaggggaagcggtagacatggtatatcgtGACTTCAGTAATGCTTTTGatgctgtcttgcatgaccttctcctaAATAAAGTAGAGAAGTACAACTGgaacagaactaccattaagtgggtgcgtagctggttggaaaactgtccCCAGAGAGTGGTTCTCAGTGGTTGACgctcaagctggaagggcatatcgattGGGGTCCCACTGGGATCAGTTcagggtccggttctgttcaatatctttgtcAGTGatatagataatggcatagagaggacaCTTAAAAAGTTTGTGGAccacaccaagctgggaggggttgcaagtgctttggaagataggattaaaatttaaaatgatctggacaaaatggtctgaagtaaataggattaaatttaagaacataagaacggccgtactgggtcagaccaagggtccatccggCCCAGCATCCTATctgcccacagtggccaatgccaggtgccccaagggagtgatctctctcctgccatccatctccactctctgacaaacagaggctagggacaccattccttacccatcctggctaatagccattaatgcacttaacctccatgaatttatctagttctcttttaaaccccgttatagtcctagccttcacaacctcctcaggcaaggagttccacaggttgactgtgcggcgtgtgaagaacttccttttatttgttttaaacctgctgcccattaatttcatttggtggcccctagttcttgtaatatgggaacaagtaaataacttttccttattcactttctgcacatcactcatgattttatagacctctatcatatccctccttagtctcctcttttccaagctgaaaagtcccagcttctttaatgtttcctcatatgggacctgttccaaacccctaatcattttaattgcccttctctgaccaaataaggacaaatgtaaagtgctccacttaggaacgacctatcagttgcacacatacagaatgggaaatgactgcctaggaaggagcactgccgAAAGGGtgctgggggtcatagtggatcacaagctaaatatgagtcaacggggtaaccctgttgcaaaaaaagcgaacttGATTCTGggctatattagcaggagtgttgtaagcaagacacaataagtcattcttccgctctgctctgtgctgattaggcctcaggtggagtattgtgtccagttctgggtgccacatttcaggaaagatttggagaaagttcacagaagagcaacaaaaatgttgaaaagtctatgagggaagattgaaaaacttgGATGTGTTTagtatggagaagagaagagaggggacataagttttcaagcatgtaaaaggttgttacaaggaggaaggagaaaaattgttctcattaacgtCTCAGGACAaggacaatgggcttaaattgcagctgtgaaaatagaatgaattatattgtaaaaataagactggattaaagaaatgttgtatgtacctttaagcagaattAAGAAATGCCCCAACACTCTGGTGCCCGCTCCTTTTAAGGGGTACAGACCCAAATGTTTTATGAAAATCGTCCCCTCCATCAATGtagagggagatatgcacaacttctcccctccccccccccgttaaattacataaactgggttatattataaacaagaaagaagtttattaaccacaaaaggtgaattttaagtgaatgtaagagagaacagacagaacaaagcagaataTGCAAGTTAAGCTCAATCTACTTAAAAACAGGTTACACAATGTAATTTtttaccctaaatgttatttgaggcaggttgcaaagtttctatGGTTCAGAATTCCAGTTATGTTTCTgttcagactggacccctgtctcagtctggactccctcctggccttggcttcaggtggctttagcagtctttcttcttgggcagacaggccacGGAGAAGAGGAGTCTCGTTTGCCTTTCTCTCCACCCTTAAATGGGATTtacacaaggcaggaatcttttgtttctcaaacttgacctcttgccccacccttcccttcccatggaaagttacaagaagtcccaggtaatgttgaGTATCGGGTGACAAGACCACCTTACTCGGTAGTGTCACAGCGTCCTTGAGTCAGTGGCAGTACGGAgtcttttcacagtccattgtcctgtCCTCCCACCGGTTAGTCAGCATCAACCCTGAAATGCCTGTCCCCCTGGTTACTACGTCCATCTTCTGAAGCAAACGTGTCCCCAACACATTCCAAGAGCTCATTAGACACTTTGTGTCTGTTTGAATTCCTTTTCTAACAGGTGTCTGGGTAGTTCAAGTCCCGTGTCTTCCCCCCGTCCCATTACTAATTGTGTTTTGAATATTTCTCTTATTTGCATGACAGAGTCGAGAACATCCATCTGCGAGGAAAGAGCcggggggaattgtgatgtgacgTGACTGTCCTGTTCTGACACGTACCCTTCAtgccctgacaggctgcagtgtcacgtcccatcctcccagggaagAGAGATGGCTGCCGTGGGGCCAGCTCAGATAGGGATTATCGGGCAGTTGCTGGTGGGCTCCTGTTGGCAGCAGAAAGGCTGTAAAGCCATAGGAGGTGGGTACTTCTGAGGGTGGttaggaggtgggagggagaaggaaatacccagggtggagaaagggatggggagagggtgtGACAAACGGGCTGGGATTAGTTTACGGTGGGGCCTAGATTCTAGCAACAGACCCATGGGATTTGTGGGTGGCAATTCCCTAATTTGTCAGTTGTCACGgtgtccccgggcgatgctctggaactgctccataCGAgggcagtcaggactctgggggagcctcctctctctgagcagactgtcaccagggcttcaaccttcctgggccTGACCTCGAGCATTCACAGCAGCCCCTTCCACATGgtggcttcccacagcgagtctgcccaggcggggtcctggggaagccagagggccctgctccCCAACTCCGCAGtgagacgtgactctcagccagccagtaaaacagaaggtttattagatgacaggaacacggtccagACCAGAGCTTCTAGGTACAGGAAACAGGAGCCCTAAGTCAGGTCCATCGTGGGAGGGTTAGGGAGCCCGGAACCCAGTTCTGGGcctccctccattttcccagccagcttgaaactgaaactccctccagcccctgctctggcctcTGTCTATTTCCTGGgctaggaggccacctgatctctttgttctccaacaccttcagttggcaccttgcaggggaggaggggcccaggccatcagttaccaggagacagggtgttggccattctctgtgcagacaccatcacactggccctctagggctctacaacagtcacacaccctggtccccacacctagatacttaagaaaggcataggggaaactgaggcacccacaaaatattcagagacaacattaagaacattctcacTTCGGCACAGTGGGCCTGTTGGCGGGAGAAGGGCAGTAAAGACATAGGAGGTGGGTGCTTCTGGGGGTagtcaggagctgggagggggcaggaaatacccagggtggagagagggagagggtgtgACAAACCGGCTGGGATTTGTTTACGGTGGTGCCTAGATTCTAGCAACAGACCCATGGGGTTTGTGGGTGGAAATTCCCTAATTTGTCAGCCCCCCTGAACTGGGCTGGGGAAATGTACCAGCCTCCAATACTGGAGTCTGAACCTACTAGCCAGAGGGCAACTGCCAATGAGGCCCGGGGAagacaccccatcccatcccatccaagtgCTGGCACTGGGGAGGCTGTTGGGATATCTGCCAGGGGGCTCCATCACCTGAATCAGCCTCTGGCAGGTAGGTGAGTGTTGAATGTGAAGACCCCTCCCATCTCTGTCTGCTAGAAGGGGCGAggggctctctgtctctctcttccctccccctgatgcctcctggctgctctgatggggagggagtgtgatcctgcctgcctgcctcccagagcttccatGTGATTGGCCCTCTCCCCTGTGACCGGTGGGGTTGTCACTGGGCAGCAGGTGCAGAGTGGGGGGCCCTTTCTCTTTCAGGGACTGGTgactttcgaggaggtggctgtgtatttcaccagggaagagtgggctctgctggaccccgctcagagcgCCCTTTACAgacatgtcatgcaggagaactacaagaacgtgacctcgctgggtaaggattcccatcccctgagttcttagaaggggaaatgaagagttaaggttcaCAATACACCCTCAGCGTTTCCCTGTTTCAGCGACACCCCGAGAGGCCAGTGAGACGCAGACCAGCGCTCTGCCCTCCCCGCTACAGAACACTTTGGGAGCAGAGCACCGGCGCAGGACAGTGCAAACGCTGACACCATCTCTTTGCTAAGGCAAAACTTGGGGTTAGGTCCAATGTAGGGAACAGAAGCTGCCTCCCCCCGGCCTGTGCTCAGATCCTGAGCCTACTGCACACAATCCATCTTGGACTTTCATAATGTCACCACCCCTTCATCCTTCCAATGAGGATTCCTTCTGAGTCCTTGCCTTCACTTACGCCTCACTGAGCCCCAGGGACCCCAGGCATGTATGGCACCAGCCTGCTGACAAACCTTGTGGCAAGAACACACCCTTGTGCGCCTTTATTGATGCTGCCTGCACCACTCCGCACTGAAATGAGGAATACCTGTTCCTTCCGGTTTCATGTGCACCTCTCTCGGtgtcacagctctgccaagctAGTCCCTCCACTGTTCATGTAAAGCTACAGCTGGCACAGTGCACGCTGCTGGAGTGCCTGCAAATAAATGCTGGTGTTCACATCTGAGGGACACAACGCACAATGGCATGTGCTAAGTCCTTCCTTCTGTCAATCAAGACATTTTAAGGCCAAGGGAGACTatttggtcatctagtctgacctcctgtgtaatacgggccaagagaggttgtgggatcctggtcactggaggttttgaagaaGAGGTTAAACCGATGGTCtgtgtatacttggtcctgcctcacggCTGGAGGATGGACTAACTGACACCTTGAGGTCCTTTTACCCCGTGTGTTCGTTATTTTATGATTCATGCTCCTAGCCCTTCACTTTGACTTGTCTCCCTCTGGAGAATGGGGGCTTTATTTAGTAGGTTTTTTAATGACAAATAAGCATGGGTCAGCTTCCCTCTCAATGTGCTTCGTTACTGACTGGGTGTGAAGGAGTGAATTCCTCTCCTGGGATGGACGTGTAATTCCTGTTGAAGTAGCATAGGCCTGTCTCCATTTACATGGAAACACGATCGAGAACTGTCTGCGTATGAATGCAGCACACTGGACAATGCAAAGCCTCTCTCATGTGGCTGTAAATACCTACTGGCTGCAGCACCCCAGAAGAGACGGTGTTTATAAGGAGTCTGAAATCATTGAGACTCGCTGAGGTGCCATCATGACACACAAGGGTGCTGCCTCCAAAATGCCCTGTCTCAGAGTGGTGGAGCTGTGGGGAACACCCTTCCAAACAGCAAAGCCTCGGAAGTAGCACATATTGGGATGTTTGCGCTGCCTTTGGGAGAGACCCTCCCAGTCTGGGTCCCCAGACTGGCCTTGGTGGCCTGTATGTAACTGCAAATATGTTGTagattgggctggagctcagtctCTTAAGCCTGAGCTGCAGTGGTTACACCagtggtatgtgtacccctggggtacgcagaggtcttccagagttGCTACAGCAAAAtcactagccaagtcagtacagagtaaaatttcatacaatgacttgtttatactgatctatataatacacattgaaatgtaagtacaatatttatattccaattatttagtttataatgatatggtaaaaatgagcaagTCAGCAAATCATGGTGTgcggtgacacttttgtattttatgtctgattttgtaagcaagtagtttttaaatgaggtgtaacttggaggtacgcaagacaaatcagacccctgaaaggggcacagtagtgtGGAAAGCCACCGgtctacacaactatttttaacGTGCTAGcatctacagtggagcacccatagggagacacatctcaaagaaccattgttactgcacaagttGAGTAACTTCTTCTTTTGCTTGTTACCTGATCTCACTGGTTTTCTTTGCCCTGAGCAGGGTTCCCACTTttcatctcccagctggaacaagaggAAGAGCCGTGGGCCCCAGAtttccagggttcagaggaaagagagatcctgagaggcAGCTGCATGGGTGAGGGATCATTAAACCTACTCAGCTGTTGAAGGAAACAGCTGGGATTCCCAGCAAAGACCTTGTGAGGTCTCTGGCTTCAGGGTGGTCCTCAGCAGGTGTCCTATCCTCAGGGCAGATACTGTTCCTGGCTTCCTACCCATCCTAACTCCTGGCAGTAGTTCTCTCCCCAGACTCCCTTCTCTCTGAGTGTTTCGGTGGGAACTGGATGCAGAATTGatcctctcctctcttccccttggAGAAAAATCAGGGACTGAATTTCCCCATCTCCAGCTACTGTCTTGGCTTGTTCCCCCCTTTTCCCTTCCGGTTTCTGAGGTTTTcctttctctgtcccagcaggtgaggggatggtgagagagactgtggagcagacgcctcagcaggaagaggaggaagtggaAGCACGTGGGGCGTTGTTGCA is a window encoding:
- the LOC127039771 gene encoding zinc finger protein 2-like; protein product: MAAVGPAQIGIIGQLLVGSCWQQKGCKAIGGFPLFISQLEQEEEPWAPDFQGSEEREILRGSCMGEGMVRETVEQTPQQEEEEVEARGALLQRCKGSVSMSCEQGKGSQGQHRPEKRQGNQLAQKVGISVHYREIHKGLKEATAWQRILTGERNNTGFESGKKFRRSSHH